GAGGTCGTAGTAGGCGGTCTCGGCCCCGAGACACACCGCGCCGACGTCGTAGTCGAGCTCCGACTCACCCGTCTCGTCTTCGAGGTGGGCTACTCCGGCCTCGTGGTCGACCCCGGTAACGCGAGCGACGCGGACCTCGGCACGGTCGAGGACGTCGTCGAGGTCGACGGTGATCCGGTCGGCGAGCGCGGGTCGGCGGACCACCCGGTGGAGTTCGTGCTGGACGAGGTGGTCGGGTCGGTCGTTGACCACGACGAGGTCGGCCGACGACGGCAGGTTCCGTTCGAGCCGGCGGGCGAGCATCAGCCCGGCGTAGCCGGCACCGAGAACGGCGACGTTCATGCGCGAGGCTTGGCTTCGCAGGGCTAAATCGTTTGAGAATACCGAAGCACGGAGTACGGACTCGACGGGCGGTCGTGGAGCCGAGTCCGACCGTTCGGCGACCCGCTCGGAACGGTGTCTTTCGAGACGGATTCGAACGGCTACCGGCACGGGAGCAGAAGGGTTTAGCCCGAAGCCGGTCGAACCCGGGCATGGTGACGTTTCTCTCCGGCGGCACCGGCACGCCGAAGCTCCTCTCCGGTGCCGACGCGGTTTTCGCCCTGGACGAGACCACGGTGGTCGCCAACACCGGCGACGACGTCGAACTCGGTGGCCTGCTGGTTTCGCCCGACCTCGATACGGTGCTCTACGACCGCGGCGGCGTGCTCGACCGCGAGCGGTGGTGGGCGGTGGCCGACGACACGACCGCGACCCACGACGAACTCCAGGAACGCTCGACGGCGGCGGGCTTCGAACCCGGGCCGCGCTACCTGCCCCCGGAAGAACAGACCGCGGGCCGCGACCTCGCGCGCTGGCGGCGGTTCTCGGGCGTCGGTGAGTTCATGCTGATCGGCGACCGCGACCGCGCGACCCACCTCCTCCGGACGAGCCTCCTCGACGAGGGACACACCCTCACCGAGACGACCCGCCGGCTCGCCGACGCCTACGAGGTCGACCTCGACCTCCTGCCGATGAGCGACGAGCCGGTGGCGACGATGGTCCACACCCCCGAGCGCGAGATCCACTTCCAGGAGTTCTGGGTGGCCGAGGGCGGCGAACCCCCAGTAGAGGACGTCGAGTTCCGGGGCGAGGAGCGCGCTGCACCCACCGAC
This window of the Halococcus hamelinensis 100A6 genome carries:
- the cofD gene encoding 2-phospho-L-lactate transferase translates to MVTFLSGGTGTPKLLSGADAVFALDETTVVANTGDDVELGGLLVSPDLDTVLYDRGGVLDRERWWAVADDTTATHDELQERSTAAGFEPGPRYLPPEEQTAGRDLARWRRFSGVGEFMLIGDRDRATHLLRTSLLDEGHTLTETTRRLADAYEVDLDLLPMSDEPVATMVHTPEREIHFQEFWVAEGGEPPVEDVEFRGEERAAPTDAVLEALSEPVVIGPSNPVTSIGPMLALDGVRKALAETTVVAVSPFVGDEVFSGPAAKLMEAVGLEASTAGVAEAYPFCDAFVLDDGDDTPLGRPTVKTDITIDMPEDSTRVARAVDDALELGREAA